One Miscanthus floridulus cultivar M001 chromosome 11, ASM1932011v1, whole genome shotgun sequence DNA window includes the following coding sequences:
- the LOC136491090 gene encoding beta-glucosidase 16-like, with translation MDGRTGDVADDHYHRYMGDVEILQSLGVNAYRFSISWARILPRGRLGGVNAGGVAFYNRLIDALLQKGIQPFVTLNHFDVPHELEVRYVGWLGAGIREEYAYYADVCFGAFGDRVRFWTTFNEPKLFTKFQYMLGVYPPSHCSPPFGSCNSGDSHREPYAAAHNIIMSHAAAVRSYKDNYQAKQGGSIGIVTAMKWYEPLTNATEDILAARRAQSFETEWFLDPIFFGDYPRAMREILQSNLPTFTAEEKKLLLRYKPDFIGLNHYTAIYAKDCIHSPCNLQTYEGNAFVLATGERDGVKIGRDTALVGFYDVPEAIEPAIMYVNGRYKDTPVYITENGFSQWSDANREELINDVARKNYLQGYVTCLSKAVRNGANVRGYFVWTLLDNFEWTFGYSLRYGLYHVDFDTQERTPRMSARWYKGFLTGDTSLMTDEAQARRADS, from the exons ATGGACGGACGCACCGGGGACGTAGCTGACGACCACTACCATCGCTACATG GGAGATGTGGAGATCCTGCAATCGCTGGGCGTCAACGCCTACAGATTCTCCATCTCATGGGCGAGGATTCTACCAA GAGGCCGGCTTGGTGGCGTCAACGCAGGTGGGGTAGCCTTCTACAACCGCCTGATTGATGCGCTCCTGCAGAAAG GGATCCAGCCATTCgtcactctgaaccacttcgacgTGCCGCACGAGCTGGAGGTCCGATACGTCGGCTGGCTGGGCGCTGGGATCCG GGAGGAGTACGCGTACTACGCGGACGTCTGCTTCGGGGCGTTCGGCGACCGGGTGAGGTTCTGGACGACGTTCAACGAGCCCAAACTGTTCACCAAGTTCCAGTACATGCTAGGCGTGTACCCTCCCAGCCACTGCTCGCCGCCGTTCGGCAGCTGCAACAGCGGCGACTCGCACAGGGAGCCGTACGCCGCGGCGCACAACATCATCATGtcccacgccgccgccgtccgcaGCTACAAGGACAACTACCAGGCGAAGCAGGGCGGCTCCATCGGGATCGTGACCGCCATGAAATGGTACGAGCCGCTGACGAATGCCACGGAGGACATTCTGGCGGCGCGACGCGCGCAGTCTTTCGAGACCGAGTG GTTTTTGGACCCGATATTCTTCGGTGATTACCCCAGAGCGATGCGAGAGATCTTGCAATCAAACCTGCCAACCTTCACCGCCGAggagaagaagctgctgctgcgaTACAAGCCGGATTTCATCGGGCTGAATCATTACACGGCGATTTACGCAAAGGACTGCATCCATTCCCCGTGCAACCTTCAGACATACGAAGGGAACGCGTTTGTCTTGGCGACCGGGGAAAGAGACGGGGTGAAGATCGGGAGAGAC ACTGCGCTGGTAGGTTTCTACGATGTCCCAGAAGCCATAGAGCCGGCTATCATGTATGTCAACGGGAGGTACAAGGACACGCCTGTGTATATCACTGAGAACG GTTTCTCACAATGGAGTGATGCCAACAGGGAAGAGCTGATCAACGACGTGGCAAGAAAGAACTACCTGCAGGGCTACGTCACATGTCTATCCAAAGCAGTCAG GAACGGAGCAAACGTGCGGGGCTACTTCGTGTGGACGCTCCTGGACAACTTCGAGTGGACGTTCGGTTACAGCCTGAGATACGGCCTCTACCACGTCGACTTCGACACCCAGGAGAGGACGCCCCGGATGTCTGCAAGGTGGTACAAGGGCTTCCTCACAGGCGACACCAGCCTGATGACCGACGAAGCGCAGGCACGGAGAGCAGACTCGTGA
- the LOC136491092 gene encoding LOW QUALITY PROTEIN: pentatricopeptide repeat-containing protein At3g09040, mitochondrial-like (The sequence of the model RefSeq protein was modified relative to this genomic sequence to represent the inferred CDS: inserted 1 base in 1 codon), whose product MHSHPTASAKAASEPHPTAYYATLLASLSRECRHAHHPFDAGPHRTHQARACGVLHARILRLGLPLRGRLGDALVDLYGRSGRVGYAWRALGCCTGAPASGAAASSVLSCHARSGSPRDVLDAFQRIRCSISGTPDQFGLAVVLSACSRLGALQHGRQVHCDVLKSGFCSSAFCQAGLVDMYAKCGEVNDARRVFDGIACPDTICWASMIAGYHRVGRYQQALALFCRMEKMGSVPDQVTWVTIISTLASMGXADARTLLKRIQMPSTVAWNAVISSYSQSGLESEVFGLYKDMKRQGLMPTRSTFASMLSAAANTTAFDEGQQMHAAAVKHGLDANVFVGSSLINLYVKHGCISDAKKVFDFSTEKNIVMWNAMLYGFVQNELQEETIQMFQYMRRADLEPDDFTFVSVLGACINLDSLDLGKQVHCITIKNHMDADLFVANAMLDMYSKLGAIDVAKALFSLIPGKDSVSWNALIVGLAHNEEEEEAVYMLKRMKFYGIAPDEVSFATAINACSNIRATETGKQIHCASIKYNVCSNHAVGSSLIDLYSKFGDVESSRKVLAHVDASSIVPINALITGLVQNNREDEAIELFQKVLKDGFKPSNYTFASILSGCTGPVSSIIGKQVHCYTLKSALLNQDTSLGISLVGIYLKCKLLEDANKLLAEVPDQDHKNLVEWTATISGYAQNGYSDQSLVMFWRMRSYNVRSDEATFASVLKACSEIAALTDGKEIHGLIIKSGFVSYETAASALMDIHSKCGDVVSSFEIFKELKNKQNIMPWNSMIVGFAKNGYANEALLLFQKMQESQLKPDEVTLLGVLIACSHAGLISEGRDFFDSMSQVYGIVPRVDHYACLIDLLGRGGHLQEALEVIDQLPFRADGVIWATYLAACQMHKDEERGKVAAKKLVEMEPQSSSTYVFLSSLHAAAGNWVEAMVAREAMREKGVMKFPGCSWITVGNKTSLFVVQDTHHPDTLSIYKMLDDLTGMMNKDDRIEEYDLRSLSGMLTGGIMTLFN is encoded by the exons ATGCATTCCCACCCCACGGCATCCGCGAAGGCGGCGAGTGAGCCCCACCCCACGGCCTACTACGCCACCCTCCTCGCCTCGCTCTCCCGGGAGTGCCGCCACGCCCATCACCCGTTCGACGCAGGTCCTCACCGAACCCATCAGGCGCGGGCATGCGGGGTCCTGCACGCACGGATCCTGCGCCTCGGCCTGCCCCTCCGGGGCCGCCTCGGCGACGCTCTCGTCGACCTGTACGGCAGGTCCGGCCGCGTGGGCTACGCCTGGCGCGCGCTGGGCTGCTGCACCGGGGCTCCAGCGTCAGGCGCGGCGGCGAGCTCGGTGTTGTCCTGCCACGCGCGGTCGGGGTCCCCTCGGGACGTTCTCGATGCGTTCCAGCGTATCAGGTGTTCCATTAGCGGCACTCCGGACCAGTTTGGCCTTGCGGTGGTTCTGTCCGCGTGTTCACGGCTGGGTGCTCTGCAGCACGGCAGGCAGGTGCATTGTGACGTGCTGAAGAGCGGGTTCTGCTCCAGTGCCTTCTGTCAGGCGGGGTTGGTGGACATGTATGCCAAATGCGGTGAGGTCAATGATGCAAGGAGGGTGTTTGATGGGATTGCTTGCCCGGACACAATATGCTGGGCAAGCATGATTGCTGGCTACCATCGGGTTGGACGCTACCAGCAAGCACTGGCTTTGTTTTGTAGAATGGAGAAGATGGGCTCTGTCCCAGACCAGGTAACGTGGGTTACCATCATTTCCACTCTTGCAAGCATGG TGGCTGACGCGAGAACTCTGCTGAAGAGGATACAAATGCCGAGCACGGTTGCTTGGAATGCTGTCATCTCAAGTTACTCGCAAAGTGGTCTTGAGAGTGAAGTGTTTGGCCTGTACAAGGATATGAAGAGACAGGGATTGATGCCAACTAGGTCCACTTTTGCGAGCATGCTAAGTGCAGCAGCCAACACGACAGCGTTTGATGAAGGTCAGCAGATGCATGCAGCGGCAGTAAAGCATGGTTTAGATGCAAATGTTTTTGTGGGCAGTTCACTGATCAACCTGTATGTGAAACATGGCTGCATCTCTGATGCAAAGAAAGTGTTTGACTTCTCCACTGAAAAGAACATTGTCATGTGGAATG caaTGCTTTATGGGTTTGTTCAAAATGAGCTCCAAGAAGAGACCATTCAAATGTTTCAGTATATGAGGAGGGCTGATCTTGAGCCTGATGATTTTACATTTGTGAGTGTCCTTGGTGCGTGCATTAACTTGGATTCCCTTGATTTAGGTAAGCAGGTACACTGTATAACAATCAAGAACCACATGGATGCAGACTTGTTTGTTGCTAATGCAATGCTAGATATGTACTCAAAACTTGGAGCAATTGATGTTGCGAAAGCACTGTTCAGTCTCATTCCAGGCAAGGATAGTGTATCCTGGAACGCTCTTATAGTTGGACTTGCACAtaatgaagaggaggaagaagcggtCTATATGCTTAAAAGGATGAAGTTCTACGGTATAGCACCAGATGAGGTGTCTTTTGCAACTGCAATTAATGCCTGTTCCAACATTCGGGCTACTGAGACTGGAAAGCAGATTCATTGTGCATCTATCAAGTATAATGTCTGCTCAAATCATGCTGTTGGCAGTTCTCTGATTGACCTGTATTCAAAGTTTGGAGATGTAGAATCTTCTAGGAAGGTTTTGGCACATGTAGATGCAAGCAGCATAGTTCCAATAAATGCTCTAATTACAGGTCTTGTGCAGAACAATAGAGAAGATGAAGCCATAGAGTTATTTCAGAAAGTGCTAAAAGATGGTTTCAAGCCGTCTAACTATACATTTGCAAGCATTCTTTCTGGGTGTACTGGACCTGTCAGTTCAATTATTGGCAAACAAGTCCATTGTTACACACTGAAATCTGCTCTTTTGAATCAGGATACTTCACTTGGCATCTCTCTGGTTGGAATATATTTGAAGTGCAAATTGCTTGAGGATGCAAACAAACTCTTAGCAGAGGTGCCAGATCAAGATCACAAAAACCTGGTTGAGTGGACAGCTACTATTTCAGGGTATGCTCAAAATGGTTACAGTGATCAATCTTTGGTGATGTTTTGGAGAATGCGCAGTTACAATGTTCGTTCAGATGAGGCAACATTCGCTAGTGTTCTGAAAGCTTGTTCTGAGATAGCAGCTCTTACAGATGGAAAAGAGATACATGGCCTCATTATCAAATCTGGTTTTGTTTCTTATGAAACTGCAGCCAGTGCCCTCATGGACATTCACTCCAAGTGTGGCGATGTTGTTTCTTCCTTTGAAATCTTCAAGGAATTGAAAAACAAGCAAAATATAATGCCATGGAACTCCATGATTGTTGGTTTTGCGAAAAATGGTTATGCAAACGAGGCACTTCTTCTCTTCCAGAAGATGCAAGAATCACAACTAAAGCCTGATGAAGTCACACTCCTTGGTGTTCTCATTGCTTGTAGCCATGCTGGTTTAATTTCTGAAGGCCGGGATTTCTTTGATTCTATGAGCCAAGTTTATGGGATAGTGCCCAGAGTAGATCACTATGCATGTCTCATTGATCTACTTGGGCGCGGTGGTCATCTTCAAGAAGCTCTAGAAGTTATTGACCAGTTACCCTTCAGAGCTGATGGTGTGATCTGGGCTACATACCTTGCAGCATGTCAAATGCACAAGGATGAAGAAAGAGGGAAAGTTGCAGCAAAGAAACTTGTTGAGATGGAACCACAAAGCTCATCCACGTATGTGTTCCTTTCAAGCTTGCATGCTGCGGCTGGTAACTGGGTCGAAGCTATGGTAGCCAGAGAAGCAATGCGAGAAAAAGGGGTGATGAAATTTCCAGGGTGTAGTTGGATCACAGTGGGTAACAAAACAAGCTTATTTGTTGTACAGGACACACATCATCCGGACACTCTGAGCATCTACAAAATGCTTGATGATCTAACTGGAATGATGAATAAAGATGACAGAATTGAGGAATATGATCTGCGTAGCCTGTCTGGAATGCTTACTGGAGGGATAATGACCCTGTTTAACTAA